The following is a genomic window from Hymenobacter chitinivorans DSM 11115.
CACCTTGGCCGTTTGCTTAGGGCCAATGGCCTTCACCGGCACGGGCAGATTAGTGGCGTCGATGCGCAGCTTGCTCACGTCCACGCTGCGGCCGTTGACGCTCAGGGCCGAGATTTTCACGCCGTCGTGCAGGTCCTCGGGCTTGAAGGCCGTGGAGCGGGGCGCGCCCTTCTGGTAGAGGTTGGGGTAGAGCTTAAACCAAAGCAGCTGCAGCGAGTCGGGGCTGTTGTTGACGTAGCTGATATTGACCGTGCCAGCCACCAGGCGCGTTTTGGGGTCGAAGCTGACTTTGAGGTCGTAGTCGGCCGTGTTCTGCCAGTACTTGGGGCCGGGCTGTCCGTTCTGGGCGCGGGTGCCCTGGGCGTAGGTACGTTGCAGGCTGAGCGGAACGGGCAGGCTCGTTTGGGCCGAGGCCAGCAGGGAAATGAGCAGCAGGCCGGCCGAGGCCAGCAGGCGGGGAAGCGGAAAGGGCATAGAAGAGCAATAGGTTACTGCAAAGTAACGAGGTTCGGCCGGGGGCTGCGTGAAGAATGGATGAGCAAGCCACTGTCACAAACTTTCCGCGAATGAAAAAAAGTGTGACACCAGCTTGTCACAAAAAGAATGGCCGACAGAAAAGTTGTGACAACGGCTCTAGGCCGTCACCAGGTTGTCGGCCAGCAACGTTTGCTCCCCGCTCCAGCGGTAGGCCACCAGCTGCCCGCCCCGGGCCACGCTGTAATCGAGGCAGACGGCGTGGGGGCGCAGAATCTGGGGAGTGCCGCGCAGCCAGTAGTGCCCGAAGAAGACCGGAGTTTCCTCGGCGTAGTGGTAGGCATCGGGCAGGGCGGCGGGGTCCACCGGGTGCGGGTCGAGGCTGGGAATACTTTCCAGGTAGTAGTCGGCGTAGGTGCAGCTTTGGGGGTTGCACCACCAGCGCACCCGCATTTTGGTCCGCTCGTTCTGGTCTTTGTCGTGGAAGCTCAGGCCCGGCGGCAGGGTTATTTCCTTGCCCTTGAGGGTTTCCTCGATGGCCAGGTACTCGGGCGTGCTCCGGTCGGCGGCGCGCAGCAGCACGGCGTCGGTGAGGCGGCCATCGACGAGGATGGAATTCAGAAAGCTGATGTGGCGCGGGTCCCAGCAGGCGTGGACCACGCGCAGCGCGCCCAGATCCAGAAACAGGGGCAGGGTTTTAAACCACTGAATGTAGTCCTGCCACTCCTGGTACAGCTCCCGGCCGTTGAACTCCTCCAGGGTGCGCAGGTGCTGGAGAATGTTGCGCGGGGTGTGGGGCCGCAGGTGGCCGCCTTGCGGGTGTTTTTCATAGAAGCAGATGGCGTTGTACTCGTGGTTGCCCATCACGGCCAGGGCCGCGCCCCCGTCCACCATAGCCCGCACAATACGCAGGGTTTCCCGGATGTAGGGGCCCCGGTCCACGAAGTCGCCCACGAAGATTACCTGCCGGGTGGGGTGGCGGTACACGCCCTGTTGTTCGGCGTAGCCGAGTTTGGCCAACAGGCGGCGCAGCTCGTCGGCGTGGCCGTGAATGTCACCGATCAGGTCGTACATAGAGTTAGAAGTAGAAGCAAACGTATAGCTGTCATCCTGAGCTTTGCGAAGGACCTTCCTCGCCTCAGTGACAGACCCTGAGCAACGTACGAAGCCCTTTGTCAAGCGGGAAGAAAGGCTGTGTAAGGTTGGCAAAATCCTCTGTGGGGTAGGTGAGGAAGGTCCTTCATTCCACTTCGTTTCATTCAGGATGACAGGCGTAATCCCCGCTAGCGCAACTCCCGGTGCACCTGCTCCAGAATCTGGCGCCAGTACTTGAGAAACAGCATGTGGCCTTCATTGGGGAGCATGCGCAGGGTGGCGTGGGGCAGGCGGGAGGCCAGGTAATAGATGGGCGCGGGGTGCCAGATAAAGTCGGCGGTGCCGTGCCAGATGGTGGTGGGGGCCCGGATGGCGGCCAGCGTAAATTCGGGGCGGCGGCACAGGGCCTGGCCGTCGTAGTACACGCCCTGGCCCTGGTGGGTGAAGCCGTGCTGGGCCGCGTCGCGCAGGACAATGCGCGAGACGGGGTTGCCGGCTTCCTGCTGCTCGGCCGGGCCCAGCAGGTTCATAAACCGGTCAATCATCCGGTCGGGCTCCCGGGTCCACTGCCGGCTGAGGCGGCGGAAAGCCGGTTTGGCCAGGCCGGCGGCGTAATCGTTAAGAAACTTGATGGTTTTCCAGCGCGGCGGCAAGTTTCGGTAGGTTTCGGGCTCGCCCAGCGGCAGGCAGGTGTTGAGCAAATGCAGAGCCGCCACGCGGCTGGTATACAGCGCCGCCTGGGCCTGGGCATAGAGGCCGCCCGCCGACCAGCCCAGCACCGTCAGCGGCCCGCGGATGCCCAGGGCTTCCACGGCAAAAAGCGTGTCGGCGGCAAAGGATTCCAGCGTCATCGTACGGTGCACGTCGGACTGGCCGGAGCCGGGCCGGTTGGGGGCCAGAATCTGCAATTCCAGCTCGTGTAGCAGCTCGGGGCTGGGCGGAATGCTCAGGCCCGAGGACGCGTAGCCATGGTGAAACAGCACCGGCCAGTGCGCCGGGTCACCGTAGCGGATTATTTCCAAACGGCGCTGGTCGGGCAGGGTGACGAGCGTGGATTGGGCAAAAACGGCGGGCATTAGAGACGTAGCTAAAAAATATCTGTCATCCTGAGCTTAGCGAAGGACCTTATGGGATTAGAACGAAAATCGTGGCTACGACTCGTTCTGCGGTAATAAGGTCCTTCGCCAAGGCTCAGGATGACAGACAAAAAGCAGGAGCCTACTTCAGGCGCACCAGCGTGGCACCGTAGCCGAATTTCTCCTTTTGCGAATCTTCAAAGAACTTGATGTCCTTGTTACGGCTCAGCAACTTGTGGAGCTCCTTGCGCAGGGTGCCGTTGCCGGAGCCGTGGATGTAGATGATTTCGTGCATGTTGGT
Proteins encoded in this region:
- a CDS encoding metallophosphoesterase, whose protein sequence is MYDLIGDIHGHADELRRLLAKLGYAEQQGVYRHPTRQVIFVGDFVDRGPYIRETLRIVRAMVDGGAALAVMGNHEYNAICFYEKHPQGGHLRPHTPRNILQHLRTLEEFNGRELYQEWQDYIQWFKTLPLFLDLGALRVVHACWDPRHISFLNSILVDGRLTDAVLLRAADRSTPEYLAIEETLKGKEITLPPGLSFHDKDQNERTKMRVRWWCNPQSCTYADYYLESIPSLDPHPVDPAALPDAYHYAEETPVFFGHYWLRGTPQILRPHAVCLDYSVARGGQLVAYRWSGEQTLLADNLVTA
- a CDS encoding alpha/beta hydrolase, which produces MPAVFAQSTLVTLPDQRRLEIIRYGDPAHWPVLFHHGYASSGLSIPPSPELLHELELQILAPNRPGSGQSDVHRTMTLESFAADTLFAVEALGIRGPLTVLGWSAGGLYAQAQAALYTSRVAALHLLNTCLPLGEPETYRNLPPRWKTIKFLNDYAAGLAKPAFRRLSRQWTREPDRMIDRFMNLLGPAEQQEAGNPVSRIVLRDAAQHGFTHQGQGVYYDGQALCRRPEFTLAAIRAPTTIWHGTADFIWHPAPIYYLASRLPHATLRMLPNEGHMLFLKYWRQILEQVHRELR